The Fodinibius saliphilus genomic interval GTTCACAATACTCTCGAGGGATCTCGAGAATTGGTAGTATTTTTAAAGAGTCCTGTTATTAAGTTTGATGATAAGATCGGGGCTCTTGAAAAACTCTTTTTTGATGATCTTAACGAGCCAACTAAACTTTTTATGAAGCTGTTGGCTAAAAAAGATCGGATAAATTTATTGGATCAAATTGTAAAAGCCTTTATAGAGAAATATAAAGAGTATGCCGGCATTATAACTGTAGATGTGTTCGTTGCAAGGGAATTGTCAGAAGATCAGAAATCAGGTCTTCACAATGAGCTTGAAGAAAAGACACAAAAAACAGTTGATATGGATATTACCGTAGATGAAAGTCTAAAAGGTGGTATGGCCATTAGAATTGATGATACTGTTATTGACGGTACGGTTAAACACAAGCTCGAAGAGCTTGAAGAATCGTTGTTAACGACAACTGTTGAATAGTTAATTAATACGTTTTTAAATCACATTTGAACCAATGAGTCAAGTTAGACCAGACGAAGTTTCAGCAATATTACGAAAACAACTTTCCGGCTTCGATAATGAGGCAGACACTTATGATGTGGGAACAGTCCTCGAGGTAGGGGATGGTATTGCCCGCGTTTATGGGCTGTCAAAGGTACAGGCCGGTGAACTTGTTGATCTTCCCGATTCTAAAGATAAAGAAGGGAATTCCATTCGTGGAATGGTACTGAACCTTGAAGAAGATAATGTTGGTGTAGTACTTTTTGGTGCTACCAGTGCTGTCGAAGAAGGTGATACCGTTCGTCGAACAAAAGATATTGCTTCTATT includes:
- the atpH gene encoding ATP synthase F1 subunit delta — translated: MRTTKAARRYATALLELAEERDEVKQILEDIQFVHNTLEGSRELVVFLKSPVIKFDDKIGALEKLFFDDLNEPTKLFMKLLAKKDRINLLDQIVKAFIEKYKEYAGIITVDVFVARELSEDQKSGLHNELEEKTQKTVDMDITVDESLKGGMAIRIDDTVIDGTVKHKLEELEESLLTTTVE